TGTCAGTAGGTCACCTCGATGAGATAGGGAAAGTGGTCCGAAGGATACCGGCCGTCTTTGTGGTCATGCAGGATCCAGGCCCCCGTCACCTGAAAGGGGGGGCTCACCAGAATCCAGTCGATGCGGCTGCCCCGGGGCTGGCCGTCAAACTGGTGCTGGGTGGTGGGGTCATCCCCCGGGGGATGGAGCACCCGCCAGGAATCCACCAGGGGACTGCCGGGGCCGGTGAGTTCCTGATACACCGGGGCGTCCGGCGGCTCATTGAAATCCCCCGCCAGGATGAGGGGGCGGCCCAAGCCGAAGAAATACTCCCGGATCATGCGGGAGCCCATGAGACGGGCTTCCTTGGAGATGTGGTCCAGATGGGTGTCCAGAAAGAGAAACTTC
Above is a window of Desulfobaccales bacterium DNA encoding:
- a CDS encoding endonuclease/exonuclease/phosphatase family protein, encoding MRVMTFNLRFANPADGPNRWEYRKELVVEVILTHAPDLLATQEGTVPQLEYLAAHLPGYLPLIAHREVDVTCQYPTIFYRSATVIAGESDEFWLSLTPRIHRSLSWDSAFPRMVTFGLFQERGRELKFLFLDTHLDHISKEARLMGSRMIREYFFGLGRPLILAGDFNEPPDAPVYQELTGPGSPLVDSWRVLHPPGDDPTTQHQFDGQPRGSRIDWILVSPPFQVTGAWILHDHKDGRYPSDHFPYLIEVTY